Proteins from a genomic interval of Helicobacter pylori Shi112:
- the ggt gene encoding gamma-glutamyltransferase has protein sequence MRRSFLKTIGLSVIALSLGLLSPLSAASYPPIKNTKVGLALSSHPLASEIGQKVLEDGGNAIDAAVAIGFALAVVHPAAGNIGGGGFAVIHLANGENVALDFREKAPLKATKNMFLDKQGNVVPKLSEDGYLAVGVPGTVAGMEAMLKKYGTKKLSQLIDPAIKLAENGYVISQRQAETLKEARERFLKYSSSKKYFFKKGHLDYQEGDLFVQKDLAKTLNQIKTLGAKGFYQGQVADLIEKDMKKNGGIITKEDLASYNVKWRKPVVGSYRGYKIISMSPPSSGGTHLIQILNVMENADLSALGYGASKNIHIAAEAMRQAYADRSVYMGDADFVSVPVDKLINKAYAKKIFDAIQPDTVTPSSQIKPGMGQLHEGSNTTHYSVADRWGNAVSVTYTINASYGSAASIDGAGFLLNNEMDDFSIKPGNPNLYGLVGGDANAIEANKRPLSSMSPTIVLKNNKVFMVVGSPGGSRIITTVLQVISNVIDYNMNISEAVSAPRFHMQWLPDELRIEKFGMPADVKNNLTKMGYQIVTKPVMGDVNAIQVLPKTKGSVFYGSTDPRKEF, from the coding sequence ATGAGACGGAGTTTTTTGAAAACGATTGGCTTGAGTGTGATAGCGCTCTCTTTGGGTTTGTTAAGCCCTTTGAGTGCAGCGAGTTACCCCCCCATTAAAAACACTAAAGTAGGCTTAGCCCTTTCTAGCCACCCGCTAGCTAGTGAGATCGGGCAAAAGGTTTTAGAAGATGGAGGTAATGCGATTGATGCGGCTGTAGCGATAGGTTTTGCTCTAGCGGTCGTCCATCCTGCAGCAGGCAATATTGGTGGTGGGGGTTTTGCGGTTATCCATTTGGCTAATGGTGAAAATGTTGCCTTAGATTTTAGAGAAAAAGCCCCCTTAAAAGCCACTAAGAACATGTTTTTAGACAAGCAAGGCAATGTAGTCCCTAAGCTCAGCGAAGATGGCTATTTGGCGGTTGGGGTTCCTGGAACGGTGGCGGGCATGGAAGCGATGTTGAAAAAATACGGCACAAAAAAACTATCGCAACTCATTGATCCTGCCATTAAATTGGCTGAAAATGGTTATGTGATTTCACAAAGACAAGCAGAAACCCTAAAAGAAGCAAGGGAGCGGTTTTTAAAATACAGTTCTAGCAAAAAGTATTTTTTTAAAAAAGGGCATCTTGATTATCAAGAAGGGGATTTGTTTGTCCAAAAAGATTTAGCCAAGACTTTGAATCAAATCAAAACGCTAGGCGCTAAAGGTTTTTACCAAGGGCAAGTCGCTGATTTGATTGAGAAAGACATGAAAAAAAATGGAGGGATTATCACTAAAGAAGATTTAGCCAGTTACAATGTGAAATGGCGCAAACCCGTAGTGGGGAGTTATCGTGGGTATAAGATCATTTCTATGTCGCCGCCAAGTTCAGGAGGCACGCATTTGATCCAGATTTTAAATGTCATGGAAAATGCGGATTTAAGCGCCCTTGGGTATGGGGCTTCTAAGAATATCCATATCGCTGCAGAAGCGATGCGTCAAGCTTATGCGGACAGATCGGTTTATATGGGAGACGCTGATTTTGTTTCAGTGCCGGTGGATAAATTGATTAATAAGGCGTATGCCAAAAAGATTTTTGACGCTATCCAGCCAGATACGGTTACGCCAAGCTCTCAAATCAAACCAGGAATGGGGCAGTTGCATGAAGGGAGCAATACCACGCATTATTCTGTAGCGGACAGGTGGGGGAATGCAGTCAGCGTTACTTACACCATTAACGCTTCTTATGGAAGCGCTGCTAGTATTGATGGGGCAGGATTTTTATTGAACAATGAAATGGATGATTTTTCCATAAAGCCTGGGAATCCTAATCTCTATGGTTTAGTAGGGGGCGATGCGAATGCGATTGAAGCCAATAAGCGCCCTTTAAGCTCTATGTCGCCTACGATCGTGTTGAAAAACAATAAGGTTTTCATGGTGGTAGGAAGCCCTGGAGGGTCTAGGATTATCACTACAGTGTTGCAAGTGATTTCCAATGTCATTGATTACAATATGAATATTTCTGAAGCGGTCTCAGCCCCTAGATTCCACATGCAATGGTTACCTGATGAATTAAGGATTGAAAAGTTTGGCATGCCTGCTGATGTGAAAAATAACCTCACTAAAATGGGCTATCAAATCGTTACTAAGCCAGTCATGGGTGATGTGAATGCGATCCAAGTTTTGCCTAAAACTAAAGGGAGCGTTTTCTATGGATCAACGGATCCAAGGAAAGAATTTTAA
- the flgK gene encoding flagellar hook-associated protein FlgK: MGGILSSLNASYTGLQAHQSMVDVTGNNISNASDEFYSRQRVIAKPQEAYMYGTKNVNMGVDVTAIERVHDEFVFSRYTKANYENTYYDTEFSHLKEASAYFPDIDEASLFTDLQDYFNSWKELSKNAKDSAQKQALAQKTEALTHNIKDTRERLTTLQHKASEELKSVIKEVNSLGSQIAEINKRIKEVENNKSLKHANELRDKRDELEFHLRELLGGNVFKSSIKTSSLTDKDSADFDESYNLNIGHGFNIIDGSIFHPLVVKESENKGGLNQVYFQSDDFKVTNITDKLNQGKVGALLNVYNDGSNGTLKGKLQDYIDLLDSFARGLIESTNAIYAQSASHHIEGEPVEFNSDEAFKDTNYNIKNGSFDLIAYNTDGKEIARKTIAITPITTMNDIIQAINANTDDNQDNNTENDFDDYFTASFNNETKKFVIQPKNASQGLFVSMKDNGTNFMGALKLNPFFQGDDASNISLNKEYKKEPTTIRPWLAPINGNFDVANMMQQLQYDSVDFYNDKFDIKPMKISEFYQFLTGKINTDAEKSGRILDTKKSMLETIKKEQLSISQVSVDEEMVNLIKFQSGYAANAKVISAIDRMIDTLLGIKQ, from the coding sequence ATGGGCGGGATTTTATCTTCACTCAACGCTTCTTACACGGGCCTACAAGCCCATCAAAGCATGGTGGATGTTACGGGGAATAATATTTCTAACGCCAGCGATGAATTTTATAGCCGTCAGCGTGTGATTGCAAAGCCTCAAGAGGCTTACATGTATGGCACTAAAAATGTGAATATGGGCGTGGATGTAACAGCCATTGAAAGGGTGCATGATGAGTTTGTTTTTTCTCGTTACACGAAGGCTAATTACGAAAACACTTATTACGATACAGAATTTTCGCATTTAAAAGAAGCGAGTGCGTATTTTCCGGACATTGATGAAGCGAGCCTTTTTACGGATTTGCAAGATTATTTTAATTCATGGAAAGAATTGTCTAAAAACGCCAAAGACTCCGCTCAAAAACAAGCCCTTGCGCAAAAAACAGAAGCTTTAACGCACAACATTAAAGACACCAGAGAAAGATTAACGACCTTACAGCACAAGGCGAGTGAAGAATTAAAAAGCGTGATTAAAGAAGTCAATAGTCTGGGTTCTCAAATCGCTGAGATCAATAAACGCATCAAAGAAGTGGAAAATAACAAAAGCTTAAAGCATGCGAATGAATTAAGGGATAAGCGAGATGAGTTGGAATTCCATTTGCGAGAGCTTTTAGGGGGGAATGTTTTTAAAAGTAGCATTAAAACTAGTTCGCTCACCGATAAAGACTCAGCGGATTTTGATGAGAGCTATAACCTTAATATTGGGCATGGATTCAATATCATTGATGGCTCTATTTTCCATCCTCTAGTGGTTAAAGAATCCGAAAATAAAGGAGGTTTGAACCAGGTTTATTTTCAAAGCGATGATTTTAAGGTTACTAATATTACTGACAAGCTCAATCAGGGAAAAGTGGGGGCGTTATTGAATGTGTATAATGACGGCTCTAACGGGACTTTGAAGGGCAAATTGCAAGATTATATTGATTTGTTGGATTCTTTTGCTAGGGGTTTGATAGAATCCACTAATGCGATTTACGCTCAAAGCGCGAGTCATCATATTGAGGGCGAACCGGTGGAGTTTAATAGCGATGAGGCCTTTAAAGACACTAACTACAATATCAAAAACGGCTCGTTTGACTTAATCGCTTACAACACCGATGGTAAAGAAATCGCTAGAAAAACTATTGCTATCACGCCCATTACAACCATGAACGATATTATCCAAGCCATTAACGCTAACACTGATGACAATCAGGATAATAACACCGAAAACGATTTTGATGATTATTTCACGGCGAGCTTTAACAATGAGACTAAAAAGTTTGTTATCCAGCCTAAAAACGCTTCGCAAGGGTTGTTTGTTTCTATGAAAGATAATGGCACGAATTTTATGGGAGCGTTAAAGCTCAACCCTTTTTTTCAAGGCGATGACGCTTCTAATATCAGCTTGAATAAAGAATACAAAAAAGAGCCTACCACTATCCGCCCATGGCTTGCCCCCATTAACGGGAATTTTGATGTGGCGAACATGATGCAGCAATTGCAATACGATAGCGTGGATTTTTATAACGACAAGTTTGACATTAAACCAATGAAAATCAGCGAGTTTTATCAATTTTTAACCGGTAAAATCAACACGGACGCTGAAAAATCAGGGCGTATTTTGGACACTAAAAAGAGCATGTTAGAAACCATTAAAAAAGAGCAACTCTCCATTTCGCAAGTGAGCGTGGATGAAGAAATGGTGAATTTAATCAAGTTTCAAAGCGGCTATGCGGCTAACGCTAAGGTCATTAGCGCTATTGATCGGATGATAGACACTTTATTGGGGATTAAACAATAA
- a CDS encoding DNA cytosine methyltransferase: MGILTFMDFCSGIGGGRLGLEQCRLKCVGHAEINHEALRTYELFFKDTHNFGDLMRINPNDLPDFDALISGFPCQAFSINGKRRGLEDERGTIIYGLIRILKVKQPKCFLLENVKGLINHKQQETFKTIIKALQEAGYTTYCQILNSADFQLAQKRERLYIVGFRKDLKHPFNFPLGLANNYCFKDFLDADNECYLDINNAAFQRYLCNPYNHNRVFLENILTLENAVLDTRQSDLRLYFNVFPTLRTSRHGLFYIQKGKIKRLNAIESLLLQGFPRDLIAKIKDNPNFKESHLLSQAGNAMSVNVIAAIAKQMLKAI; encoded by the coding sequence TTGGGAATTTTGACTTTTATGGATTTTTGTTCTGGTATTGGTGGAGGCCGTTTGGGCTTGGAGCAATGCCGTTTAAAATGCGTAGGGCATGCCGAAATCAATCATGAAGCCCTTAGAACTTATGAATTATTTTTTAAAGATACCCATAATTTTGGGGATTTGATGCGAATCAACCCTAATGATTTACCCGATTTTGATGCGCTCATTAGCGGGTTTCCTTGTCAAGCTTTTTCTATCAATGGCAAAAGGAGGGGGCTTGAAGATGAAAGAGGGACTATTATTTATGGGCTTATTCGCATTTTAAAAGTTAAACAGCCTAAATGTTTCTTGCTTGAAAATGTTAAGGGCTTGATCAACCATAAGCAACAAGAAACTTTTAAAACCATTATCAAAGCCTTGCAAGAAGCGGGCTATACAACTTATTGTCAGATTTTAAACAGCGCTGATTTCCAATTAGCCCAAAAAAGGGAACGCCTTTATATCGTAGGGTTTAGGAAGGATTTGAAACACCCGTTTAATTTCCCTTTAGGTTTAGCCAATAATTATTGTTTCAAGGATTTTTTAGACGCTGACAATGAATGCTATTTGGATATTAATAACGCTGCCTTTCAAAGATACCTGTGCAACCCATACAACCATAACCGGGTTTTTTTAGAGAATATCTTAACTTTAGAAAACGCCGTTTTAGACACAAGACAATCTGATTTGAGGCTGTATTTTAATGTTTTCCCTACTTTAAGGACTTCTCGGCATGGCTTGTTTTATATTCAAAAAGGCAAAATCAAAAGATTGAACGCTATTGAAAGCCTGCTTTTACAAGGATTTCCTAGGGATTTGATCGCTAAGATTAAAGACAATCCTAACTTTAAAGAAAGCCATTTGCTATCCCAAGCGGGGAATGCGATGAGCGTGAATGTGATTGCTGCAATCGCTAAACAAATGTTAAAGGCGATTTAA
- a CDS encoding flagellar biosynthesis anti-sigma factor FlgM: protein MINAISSLTPVQSLGNYKRVEKNEKIENSETALDRVAEIKQAIENNQYKINLHETSHKMAQDLLGIG from the coding sequence ATGATCAATGCCATTTCTTCTCTTACTCCGGTGCAATCTTTGGGGAATTACAAGCGTGTGGAAAAGAATGAAAAAATTGAAAATAGCGAGACCGCTCTTGATAGGGTGGCTGAAATCAAGCAAGCTATTGAAAATAACCAGTATAAAATCAACTTGCATGAGACTTCTCATAAAATGGCACAGGATTTATTGGGGATAGGCTAA
- a CDS encoding peptidylprolyl isomerase, with amino-acid sequence MQNHDLESVKQAALIEYEVREQGSSVVLDSNISKEPLEFIIGANQIIAGLEKAVLKAQIGEWEEVVIAPEEAYGVYESSYLQEVPRDQFEGIELEKGMSVFGQTEDHQTIQATIKDFSNTHVMVDYNHPLAGKTLAFRFKVLGFREVSEEEILASHHGGGTGCCGGHGGKKGGGCGCSCSHG; translated from the coding sequence ATGCAAAACCATGATTTAGAGTCGGTCAAACAGGCTGCTTTGATTGAATATGAAGTGAGGGAGCAGGGGTCTAGCGTTGTGCTAGACAGTAATATTTCTAAAGAGCCTTTAGAGTTTATTATAGGCGCTAATCAAATCATAGCGGGGTTGGAAAAAGCGGTATTAAAGGCTCAAATTGGCGAGTGGGAAGAGGTTGTTATCGCTCCAGAAGAAGCTTATGGGGTTTATGAAAGCAGCTATTTGCAAGAAGTCCCTAGAGATCAATTTGAAGGCATTGAATTGGAAAAAGGCATGAGCGTTTTTGGGCAAACTGAAGACCATCAAACCATTCAAGCCACTATCAAAGACTTTAGCAACACGCATGTGATGGTGGATTATAACCACCCATTAGCCGGGAAAACTTTAGCGTTTCGTTTCAAGGTTTTAGGCTTTAGGGAAGTGAGCGAAGAAGAAATTTTAGCTTCACACCATGGCGGTGGGACAGGTTGCTGTGGGGGTCATGGCGGAAAGAAAGGTGGGGGTTGTGGTTGCTCATGCTCGCATGGGTAG
- a CDS encoding tetratricopeptide repeat protein: MKRLFFIPFIAPFFLNGEPSAFDLQSGATKKELKQLQVNSKNFSNVLTKIHSQVEANTQAQEGLRSVYEGQANKIKDLNNAILSQEESLRALKALQEVQANTLKQQSQTLEDLRNEIHANQQAIQQLDKQNKEMSELLTKLSQDLVSQIALIQKALKEQEEKAEKPLKSNAPADKTPLLKAESLKNQERKTQEKAKIEFDKDLSKQKEIFQEALTFLKDKSYAEARERLLWLEANSYRLYYVRYALGEVAYGEKKYREAIKYYKESALLNKKASYMPVLLWHTAWSFKKIKDDQNYYKFLNTLQHLYPSSEQAKMAKKILENKEKHHHAKP, encoded by the coding sequence ATGAAAAGGCTTTTTTTTATCCCTTTTATCGCTCCCTTTTTTCTCAATGGGGAGCCTTCAGCGTTTGATTTGCAAAGCGGGGCTACCAAAAAAGAACTCAAGCAGTTGCAAGTCAATAGTAAGAATTTTTCTAATGTTTTGACCAAAATCCATTCGCAAGTAGAGGCTAACACTCAAGCTCAAGAGGGTCTAAGGAGCGTTTATGAAGGGCAGGCTAATAAGATTAAAGATCTCAATAACGCTATCCTTTCCCAAGAAGAATCCTTGCGAGCCTTAAAAGCTTTGCAAGAAGTGCAGGCTAACACGCTTAAGCAGCAATCGCAAACTTTAGAGGATTTGAGGAATGAGATTCACGCTAACCAGCAAGCTATCCAGCAGTTAGACAAGCAAAATAAAGAGATGAGTGAATTATTGACCAAGTTAAGCCAGGATTTGGTTTCACAAATCGCCTTGATCCAAAAAGCTCTCAAAGAACAAGAGGAAAAAGCTGAAAAGCCGCTCAAATCAAACGCTCCGGCTGATAAAACCCCCCTTTTGAAAGCCGAATCCCTAAAAAATCAAGAGAGAAAAACCCAAGAAAAGGCGAAAATTGAGTTTGATAAAGATTTGTCTAAGCAAAAAGAGATTTTTCAAGAAGCTCTGACCTTTTTAAAAGACAAATCCTATGCAGAAGCCAGAGAGCGTTTGTTGTGGTTAGAAGCCAATAGTTACCGCCTTTATTATGTGCGTTATGCACTTGGAGAAGTGGCTTATGGGGAAAAAAAGTATAGAGAAGCGATCAAGTATTACAAAGAGAGCGCTCTTTTAAATAAAAAAGCGTCTTACATGCCTGTGCTTTTGTGGCATACGGCATGGTCGTTTAAAAAAATCAAAGACGATCAAAACTATTATAAATTTTTAAACACTTTGCAACACTTGTATCCTTCAAGCGAACAAGCTAAAATGGCAAAAAAAATCTTAGAAAACAAGGAGAAACACCATCATGCAAAACCATGA
- a CDS encoding OmpA family protein: protein MKRSSVFSFLAAFLFIAGCKHNMDKETVAGDVSAKTVQSAPVSTEKQEPKEEPKQEPAPVVEEKPAIESGTIIASIYFDFDKYEIKESDQETLDEIVQKAKENHMQVLLEGNTDEFGSSEYNQALGVKRTLSVKNALIIKGVEKDMIKTISFGETKPKCTQKTRECYRENRRVDVKLVK from the coding sequence ATGAAAAGATCTTCTGTATTTAGTTTCTTGGCAGCTTTTTTATTCATAGCTGGTTGTAAGCACAACATGGATAAAGAAACCGTGGCTGGTGATGTGAGCGCTAAAACGGTTCAAAGCGCACCTGTTTCTACAGAAAAGCAAGAGCCTAAAGAAGAGCCCAAACAAGAGCCAGCTCCAGTGGTTGAAGAAAAGCCAGCTATTGAAAGTGGGACTATAATCGCTTCCATTTATTTTGATTTTGACAAATATGAAATCAAGGAATCCGATCAAGAGACTTTAGATGAGATCGTGCAAAAAGCTAAAGAAAACCACATGCAAGTGCTTTTGGAAGGCAATACCGATGAATTTGGCTCTAGCGAATACAACCAAGCGCTTGGCGTTAAAAGGACTTTGAGCGTGAAAAACGCTTTAATCATTAAAGGGGTAGAAAAAGATATGATCAAAACCATCAGTTTTGGTGAAACCAAACCCAAATGCACCCAAAAAACTAGAGAATGCTACAGAGAAAACAGAAGAGTGGATGTCAAATTAGTGAAGTAA
- the tolB gene encoding Tol-Pal system protein TolB, producing MRYLWLFLIHTIGLFATDKTLDIIKTIQKLPKIEVRYSIDNDANYALKLHEVLANDLKTSQHFDVSQNKEQGAINYAELKDKKVHLVALVSVAVENGNKISRLKLYDVDTETLKKTFDYPILSSDLYPFAAHNMAIVVNDYLKAPSIAWMKRLIVFSKYIGPGITNIALADYTMRYQKEIIKNNRLNIFPKWANAEQTEFYYTQYGERTPMILKYNIQKATHENIASSQGMAVVSSVSSDGSKILMSLAPDGQPDVYLYDTHKKTKTKITRYPGIDVSGVFLEDDKSMAFVSDRSGYPNIYMKKLGLKESAEQLLYEGRSNESIDAYKDSVVYVSRENLNEFGKTVFNLNLITLNSKYIRRLTVNGSNQMPRFSMDGRNIMYIKKTPQEYAMGLILLDYNQSFLFPLKNVKIQAFDW from the coding sequence ATGAGGTATTTATGGCTTTTTTTAATACACACTATAGGGCTTTTTGCAACAGATAAAACACTAGATATTATTAAAACCATTCAAAAACTTCCTAAGATTGAAGTGCGCTATTCTATAGATAACGATGCCAATTACGCTTTAAAATTGCATGAAGTCTTGGCGAATGATTTAAAGACCAGCCAGCATTTTGATGTTTCTCAAAACAAGGAGCAAGGCGCTATCAATTACGCAGAACTCAAGGATAAAAAAGTCCATCTTGTAGCGCTTGTGAGTGTGGCGGTAGAAAACGGCAATAAAATTTCACGATTAAAACTTTATGATGTGGATACAGAAACGCTCAAAAAGACTTTTGACTACCCCATTTTAAGTTCAGATTTATACCCTTTTGCAGCGCACAACATGGCCATTGTGGTGAATGATTACTTAAAAGCCCCTTCTATCGCTTGGATGAAGCGCCTCATTGTTTTTTCTAAATACATTGGACCAGGAATCACAAACATCGCTTTAGCCGATTATACGATGCGTTATCAAAAAGAAATCATCAAAAACAACAGGCTCAATATTTTCCCTAAATGGGCGAACGCTGAGCAAACGGAGTTTTATTACACGCAATATGGCGAAAGAACGCCCATGATTTTAAAATACAACATCCAAAAAGCCACTCATGAAAATATCGCTAGCTCTCAAGGAATGGCTGTGGTTTCTAGCGTGAGTTCTGATGGCTCTAAAATTTTAATGTCTTTAGCCCCTGATGGCCAACCGGATGTGTATTTGTATGACACGCATAAAAAAACGAAAACCAAAATAACGCGCTATCCTGGGATAGATGTTTCAGGGGTGTTTTTAGAAGATGACAAGTCTATGGCTTTTGTTTCGGATAGATCCGGTTATCCTAACATCTACATGAAGAAATTGGGGTTAAAAGAGAGCGCGGAGCAACTCCTTTATGAAGGAAGAAGCAATGAATCCATTGACGCTTATAAAGATAGCGTTGTGTATGTGAGCAGGGAAAACCTTAATGAATTTGGCAAAACGGTGTTTAATTTGAATTTGATCACTCTAAACAGCAAATATATCCGTAGGCTTACCGTGAATGGCTCTAACCAGATGCCTCGTTTTTCTATGGATGGGAGGAATATCATGTATATCAAAAAGACACCCCAAGAATACGCCATGGGGCTTATTTTGCTAGACTATAATCAGAGTTTTTTATTCCCTTTAAAGAATGTGAAAATACAAGCCTTTGATTGGTAA
- a CDS encoding energy transducer TonB has product MSKSAIFVVSGFLAFLLYALLLYGLLLERHNEEAEKILLDLGKKNEQIIDLNLEDLPSDEKVDEKVEEKKDEKVVEKNATDKEGDFIDPKEQEESLENIFSSLNDFQEKTDTNAQKDEQKNEQEEQRRLKEQQRLRKNQKNQEMLKGLQQNLDQFAQKLESVKNKTLDLQIPKQDGVDEKAYQEWYAQIYQILYKGWKGVFYHKASVSALIMITKDGEFDYTILSYSDFKDYNKSVMTLLNDLKKVDFPPYPGGNMISIKVNFTTKEEQ; this is encoded by the coding sequence ATGAGTAAGAGCGCGATCTTTGTTGTTTCTGGCTTTTTAGCGTTCTTGCTCTATGCTTTGTTGTTGTATGGTTTGTTATTAGAAAGGCACAATGAAGAAGCGGAGAAAATTCTTTTGGATTTGGGCAAAAAAAACGAACAAATCATTGATTTGAATTTAGAAGATTTGCCAAGCGATGAAAAAGTAGATGAAAAAGTAGAAGAAAAAAAAGATGAAAAAGTAGTTGAAAAAAATGCAACTGATAAGGAGGGCGATTTTATTGATCCTAAAGAACAAGAAGAAAGCCTTGAAAATATTTTTTCTTCACTCAATGATTTTCAAGAAAAGACAGACACAAACGCTCAAAAAGATGAGCAAAAAAATGAGCAAGAAGAGCAAAGGCGTTTAAAAGAACAGCAACGCTTAAGAAAAAACCAAAAAAATCAAGAGATGTTGAAAGGTTTGCAACAGAATCTAGATCAATTCGCGCAAAAACTAGAAAGCGTTAAAAACAAGACTTTAGATTTGCAAATCCCTAAACAAGATGGGGTTGATGAAAAAGCCTATCAAGAGTGGTATGCTCAAATCTATCAGATTTTATATAAAGGTTGGAAAGGGGTTTTTTACCACAAGGCTTCAGTGAGCGCGCTGATTATGATCACTAAAGATGGAGAGTTTGATTATACCATTCTTAGCTACTCCGATTTTAAGGATTATAACAAGAGTGTGATGACCCTTTTAAATGATTTAAAGAAAGTGGATTTCCCCCCATATCCTGGAGGAAACATGATTTCTATTAAAGTTAATTTCACCACTAAGGAAGAACAATGA
- a CDS encoding ExbD/TolR family protein, translating into MNYDNYWDEDKPELNITPLVDVMLVLLAILMVTTPTLTYKEEIALPSGSKTARATQDKMIEIRMDKDAKIYIDSQTYEYNSFPDTFNLLSKKYDKDTRVSIRADKRLTYDKVIYLLKTIKEAGFLKVSLITSP; encoded by the coding sequence ATGAATTATGATAACTATTGGGATGAGGACAAACCAGAACTCAATATCACGCCCTTAGTGGATGTGATGCTTGTTTTATTGGCTATTCTTATGGTAACGACGCCCACTCTTACTTATAAAGAAGAGATTGCTTTGCCTTCTGGCTCAAAAACTGCTAGAGCCACTCAAGATAAAATGATAGAGATCCGCATGGATAAAGACGCAAAAATCTATATAGATAGTCAAACCTATGAATACAACTCCTTCCCGGATACTTTTAACTTGCTTTCTAAGAAATACGATAAAGATACTAGGGTTAGTATCCGCGCGGACAAACGACTGACTTATGACAAAGTGATTTATTTATTAAAAACGATTAAAGAAGCGGGTTTTTTAAAAGTTTCTTTAATCACAAGTCCTTAA
- a CDS encoding MotA/TolQ/ExbB proton channel family protein — protein sequence MLDSIVYFFNKSGFVTTLVLVWISLYLVMTLWVFLYKSIVLKIELKREMQSLSNILNGVQDAPEHFMFNKKRNDETKRYSNELLQAWKHQVLKQSTTGLVVLSIISSTAPFIGLFGTVVEILEAFNNLGALGQASFGVIAPIISKALIATAAGILAAIPAYSFYLILKRKVYDLSVYVQMQVDILSSKK from the coding sequence ATGTTAGATTCAATCGTTTATTTTTTCAATAAGAGTGGGTTTGTTACCACGCTTGTTTTAGTTTGGATTTCGCTTTATTTGGTGATGACTTTATGGGTCTTTTTGTATAAGAGCATTGTGCTAAAGATTGAACTCAAGCGCGAGATGCAATCTTTGTCTAACATTCTTAATGGGGTGCAAGACGCTCCAGAGCATTTCATGTTTAATAAAAAAAGGAATGATGAGACCAAAAGGTATTCTAATGAATTGTTGCAGGCTTGGAAACATCAAGTTCTTAAGCAAAGCACGACAGGTTTAGTGGTATTGAGCATTATCTCTTCTACAGCCCCCTTTATTGGTTTGTTTGGAACGGTGGTTGAAATTTTAGAAGCGTTTAATAATTTGGGTGCGTTAGGTCAAGCTTCTTTTGGGGTGATTGCACCCATTATCTCTAAGGCTCTTATCGCTACCGCTGCAGGGATTTTAGCGGCCATTCCAGCCTATTCTTTTTACTTGATTTTAAAGCGCAAGGTGTATGATTTATCGGTTTATGTGCAGATGCAAGTGGATATTTTGTCTTCTAAAAAATAA
- the atpC gene encoding ATP synthase F1 subunit epsilon, with product MALLKISVVVPEGEVYTGEVKSVVLPGVEGEFGVLYGHSNMITLLQAGVIEIETENQKEHIAINWGYAEVTKERVDILADGAVFIKKGSDDRDDAISRAKKLLEDASSDRLAVSSVLAKIESL from the coding sequence ATGGCTTTGTTGAAAATTAGTGTGGTAGTTCCTGAGGGGGAAGTTTATACAGGAGAGGTTAAAAGCGTTGTGCTGCCAGGAGTTGAAGGGGAATTTGGGGTGCTTTATGGGCATAGCAACATGATCACCTTGCTTCAAGCGGGAGTGATTGAGATTGAAACTGAAAACCAAAAAGAGCACATTGCGATCAATTGGGGTTATGCAGAAGTTACCAAAGAACGGGTGGATATTTTAGCCGATGGGGCGGTCTTTATTAAAAAAGGATCAGATGACAGAGATGATGCTATCTCTAGGGCTAAAAAGCTTTTAGAGGATGCAAGCTCTGACAGGTTAGCGGTCTCTAGCGTGCTTGCTAAGATTGAGTCTCTTTAA